The Purpureocillium takamizusanense chromosome 11, complete sequence region gagccgcaccgcgccgcacgGAATCTGTGCGCACCGACATGCCTAGCGCTATCTCAGGGACGGCAGAGATATAGCAGACGTAGGTAGATatagtacgaagtataccAATCCCAGAGCCTTTCCGGACAGCCTTCTCAATACGTGCATGCGCCGACGTCTCATCATGCGCCACCCCGAGTCTGTCtgtcccgtcgtcgagatTTGCATGtgacggacgacgaccaaACCCAAGAGCCGCTGGGTGGATCGCCCTGCCAAGGTTTCCGTTCGGCGATGGGCGCCGCGATGAAGTGCCGACTACGTAGTTACTCGACGTGGCTTTTTGTTCCTGGCTTTCCAAGGGTGGGGTGGTCCGAACCTGTGCCCCCACTGCCGGCCAGCGTCCCCGGCGGGTCCCCTCACGCACCTACGCTCTCTGTGTTGCCATGCCTGGTTCTGGTTGCCTGGCCTGGGTCGTGGCTGGTGCAGGATTTTACAGTGCTCGCAGAACCCCGCTTATTGCATGTTGGCGTGTGCATCGCGACGTCAACAAACAACGGTTGGGCTAGCCGCCCCAAGTTACACAACGTGGCGATTTCAAGGGTTAGGGTTGGTGACGATCGTCAAGACAAACTGCATCAACGTCGTCGCTCGAGCAtcgcgtcgcgtcgtcgcAACGGCCGCACTCGAACCGCTTGACGGCATGCTCCGCAGGGGCTTTGGCTCTACCACTGAACAGAGGTCTCGTCACCGGCGCTGGTTGGTCAATCAGCGGCATACCACCCGTTCCTTAAAAAACAGGGCAGACAGGAAACACGATGAGCAGCCGTCGCGTAACGCGCCAGCAaacggcggccaccaccgccaccgtccaGCCCTCGATATCTATTTCGGAGCCAAGGGGGGGTGGGCTGTTTATAAACGACCCCGTCCCTCGCCGTAGCGCACCGAACAGGGCAGCAAGCAACCTGAGCATCTCAACCAACCGCGAGGGGAGGAGCGAGTCCGACGATGACGTTGACGAGGTGGTagtcgaggacaaggagccttctgtggaggaggaggatgccgcAAGCTCATTAGGCGTCGATCAAGACGAACAGCTGGACGACATGGAGGCCAGGCAGTTGATGATCAGCCTCCTTCCCACCCTGAGATCGACGGCGGACGACCTGATGCAGCGGCTCAAGGAAGGCGACTATGGACAAAAGGTCATGAGGCAAATCACGAAGACAAAGCGGATTCATTTCTACACTGTGCGCGACACCTACACAGTCTCCAAGATCACGACCCCGTTTGTCGACTGGTCAGGGCAGGTCGATGAAGACGACCAAGCAACGGAAGTCAACACCCTCGTGCGAGCCAACCTCGTCTCTGTCCTGGACGGCATTCGTCTCCTCCAGGCCGACAAGAAGGCCGACGCCCTGTCATTTCTCAGGGCGCTCGACGCTTCGTACGAAAAGGGTCTCTTCGGCGGTAACGGCAAGAACCTGAACCTGGCACTGCGCATCCGCACCACCTACTTTGTCGAGTACCTGGCGCGCCAGAAGGGCAGGGTCCGACCTGCCGAGTTCATTGCTTCCGTCTTCTGCGAGAAAACCAAGAGCACCGACTTCGCTTCCATCTTGGAAAAGGGCCCGTTCAGAACCTTGGGCGGAGCAGGCGACGCTGCCTGGGCCAAGGCCTGTTCGAAGCGCACGGGTGAGCTTCTAGATGTCATGAGCAAGAGCAGGAAGACGTACGGCGTGGAGGCGTTGAAGGAGATGTATCCGCCCCCAGAGCTCTTCAACGACCTGGAGAGGTGGGTGCTGGACGACTACGCGAGAGTACGAGACCTGGACTCCGGCGAGGACGTTTTCCACGATGCCATGCAAGGCGCGCCGGGGTCACAGGCAGCGAGCGAAGCTGACACGCAGGATGTCCAGCGTGATCCCACCGCGCACCGCAGGTACGTTCCGTTTATCGAGCAGAGAGCCCCGACCCACCCGCTCTGTCGAGCTTCGGCTCTTCAGGGCTTGCGCGCTCGCTCCCTAAGCCGAGAAGGGGCGCCGTTGCTGACTTCGCCGCCGAACCAGCATGTACACGGGGCCTCAGTCGGTCCTGGAGCTCAACCGGCCTCCCTCGAaccaggagcagcaggcggcggcttcatcgGCGCGTGAGATgcgcccgccaccggcgccgacccAGAACGGAGGTAGTCGTGGGAAGACAAaacgcgctgctgctgctgctgctcccccgtcggacgacgacgacgacgatgtcttTGAGACGGACTCGCGGCCCCCCAACTCAGCGAAGCGTCGCCGGgtcgcaccgccgccgacctcttccgccccctcgccctcggccctccccgccgcgtCCCAGATCGAGATGGACGCCGTGCGGGCCCGCGCGCTGGCGACGTCCTCGCAGGCGCGCCTGCAGCTGCGCACCGAGCTCGGCCAGCGCACGCGCTGGTCCACGCACGACGTGCACCTGCTCATCGACCTCGTGGCCAAGCACCGCGCGGCGTGgtccgccatcgccaaggacgacacggcgcgctgggaccgcgaggaggccaagcgcggccagcagggcctCCGCGACAAGGCCCGCAACCTCAAGGTCGACTTCCTCCTCACCGACATGCCCCTCCCGCCGTgcttcgacctcgtcgccctcagCAGCAAGGAGGTGCGgcgcgtcgaggaagcgAGGCGGAACCCCTTCCGCAGGgaggaggacctcgacgaggacgggcggcCTACGAACACGTTACTCTAAGGATgtgtgcgccgccgccgccactctgtccgtctgtctaCTGTTTCTCTCTGTCCATAGCCGACCGCcgacccgaccgaccgacgacgagcgagcaCAGAACCAGGCCtcctacctactacctatTTGCTCCACGTTTTTATTCCATATCTATTCCATTTACATATGGGTTCCATACTTGCCAAATCTTccgcccgggggggggtggtTCTTGTCGCCAGTCGTCTGCTCCCGTGTCTCGCGGCTGCGAGGCGCCTagcgcttgcttgcttgcttgctttctGCCATgtgggctgctgccgttcGCGCCCTTTGCTGGCCCGTGTAAGAAGAGATGGAGCGAGGGGTGAGAAAAGAAGCAATGTATTACCTATTGTACTTTGCCGGCGCGTaaaagagagggagagggagtgcggggagagggagggatgcATCGACTACTCAGCGGGCCACACGTCATAACCTCCCTGGTAGCCTTTTATCGAAATAGTAATGGGAAGCAAGTTTTGGAAACACTGCGCGGCTCGAAGATGCCTTGTTGGATACGCACCTACATTTCGGGAGTCGTCGCAACGTCACAGCCAACATAAAACACAAGTGAACCCATACACGTCTCGTGAGAGAGGAAAAAAGAAGCACTCTCGAATTCAGGGCGAGCGAGACACGCCACGGAGAACCAAACTACCTATCGCGCCGTCTACAAGCAGCGTTATCACCACACACTTTCCCAGCTCATGGCGGCCCACGGGCCCCTAGGCAGTCGTGATAAAAAGTAGTtgtcccgtcgccgccagcgtggCACCAAAGTCCACCGCTTCATATCTCGCGCCCTTCTGTTGTATTCAGTCAAGACCTGGGCTTGaggacaacaacaacaacaa contains the following coding sequences:
- a CDS encoding uncharacterized protein (EggNog:ENOG503P4B0): MSSRRVTRQQTAATTATVQPSISISEPRGGGLFINDPVPRRSAPNRAASNLSISTNREGRSESDDDVDEVVVEDKEPSVEEEDAASSLGVDQDEQLDDMEARQLMISLLPTLRSTADDLMQRLKEGDYGQKVMRQITKTKRIHFYTVRDTYTVSKITTPFVDWSGQVDEDDQATEVNTLVRANLVSVLDGIRLLQADKKADALSFLRALDASYEKGLFGGNGKNLNLALRIRTTYFVEYLARQKGRVRPAEFIASVFCEKTKSTDFASILEKGPFRTLGGAGDAAWAKACSKRTGELLDVMSKSRKTYGVEALKEMYPPPELFNDLERWVLDDYARVRDLDSGEDVFHDAMQGAPGSQAASEADTQDVQRDPTAHRSMYTGPQSVLELNRPPSNQEQQAAASSAREMRPPPAPTQNGGSRGKTKRAAAAAAPPSDDDDDDVFETDSRPPNSAKRRRVAPPPTSSAPSPSALPAASQIEMDAVRARALATSSQARLQLRTELGQRTRWSTHDVHLLIDLVAKHRAAWSAIAKDDTARWDREEAKRGQQGLRDKARNLKVDFLLTDMPLPPCFDLVALSSKEVRRVEEARRNPFRREEDLDEDGRPTNTLL